In Primulina huaijiensis isolate GDHJ02 chromosome 4, ASM1229523v2, whole genome shotgun sequence, a genomic segment contains:
- the LOC140975068 gene encoding V-type proton ATPase subunit G-like has protein sequence MDSMRGQGGIQMLLTAEQEAQQIVSAARNLKMTRLRQAKEEAEREVANYRSHLESEHQKKISESSGSSDSTLKRLEAETEEKIQSLRHSVSKVSPNVVKMLLKHITSVRN, from the exons ATGGATTCAATGAGAGGACAGGGAGGCATACAGATGCTGCTTACTGCCGAACAGGAGGCTCAACAAATCGTATCGGCTGCTAGAAACT TGAAGATGACAAGATTAAGGCAGGCCAAGGAAGAAGCTGAAAGGGAAGTCGCGAACTACCGATCCCATCTGGAATCCGAGCACCAAAAGAAAATTTCTGAG TCAAGCGGGAGCTCGGATTCGACACTGAAAAGGCTGGAGGCAGAAACTGAAGAAAAGATTCAAAGCTTGAGGCATTCAGTTTCAAAAGTTTCCCCTAATGTGGTCAAAATGCTACTCAAACACATCACATCTGTTAGAAATTAA
- the LOC140975945 gene encoding berberine bridge enzyme-like 22, giving the protein MSSMLFLSVSWAATCHVHQKTFLKCMSCHSSSRAKIRRNIYTPNSSEYMSLLESASQNPRWFNETGERPFAIVTPFKETDIWTTIRCSKRLKLQIRVKSGGHDYEGLSVRSKSPFVMIDLTNLNSININLKQETAWIQAGVTLGQLYYHIGNKSRTHAFPGGLGSSVGSGGHISGGGLGTLLRKHGIAADNVLDALFMDVNGRILDRSTMGEDLFWALRGGGGASFGVVLAWKLKLVQVPEQVTVFAFRRKLDPADLNLLHKWQNTAHKLPQDLFIRILIQNFGNNVPGDEKFVQVTYNGMFLGPAVQLVKLLRKHFPEFNLETEDCFQEPLKDSGCTDRPCNKKECHQVSWIQSAVFFSGRKTDQPAETLLDKVKNKRVFNKATSDFLKVPIPDKGWKMIHNMFLSEERPIMIIDPLGGKMDKIPENETAFPHRKGNSFNIQYMINWFDDNRAEVADKHISWMRSFHKKMAPYVAKSPRTAYINYKDLDLGKNDEDYSYDQGKVWGEKYFKGNFERLARIKGKVDPRNFFRNEQSIPVFAVHD; this is encoded by the coding sequence ATGTCCTCTATGCTTTTCCTGTCGGTTTCATGGGCAGCTACATGCCATGTCCATCAGAAAACCTTTCTCAAATGCATGTCATGCCATTCATCGAGCCGAGCCAAGATTCGGCGAAACATTTACACCCCGAATTCTTCCGAATACATGTCGCTTCTGGAATCTGCGTCGCAGAATCCAAGATGGTTCAATGAAACTGGTGAAAGACCATTTGCAATCGTGACACCCTTCAAAGAAACTGATATTTGGACCACCATTCGCTGCAGCAAACGGCTCAAACTGCAAATCAGGGTCAAGAGTGGTGGCCATGATTATGAAGGGCTGTCCGTCCGCTCGAAGTCCCCTTTCGTCATGATCGATCTCACCAATCTCAACTCCATCAACATCAATCTTAAACAGGAAACGGCCTGGATCCAGGCAGGGGTGACTTTGGGACAGCTGTACTATCATATCGGCAATAAGAGCAGGACTCATGCATTCCCTGGAGGATTAGGCTCAAGCGTGGGCTCTGGGGGGCACATCAGCGGTGGAGGATTGGGAACATTGCTGCGGAAACACGGGATTGCAGCAGATAACGTGTTAGATGCTCTATTCATGGATGTGAATGGTAGAATCCTAGACAGGAGCACTATGGGTGAAGATCTTTTTTGGGCTCTCAGGGGTGGAGGGGGAGCAAGTTTTGGAGTGGTACTCGCGTGGAAACTCAAGCTGGTTCAAGTCCCTGAACAGGTTACAGTTTTCGCCTTTCGCCGTAAACTGGATCCTGCAGATCTGAATCTTCTCCACAAGTGGCAAAACACCGCACATAAGCTCCCGCAAGATCTCTTCATTCGAATCCTCATCCAAAACTTTGGAAATAATGTTCCAGGGGACGAGAAATTTGTCCAAGTCACGTACAACGGCATGTTTCTAGGGCCTGCCGTTCAACTAGTCAAACTGTTGAGAAAACATTTCCCTGAATTCAACCTGGAGACTGAAGATTGTTTCCAGGAACCCCTGAAAGACAGTGGCTGCACTGATAGGCCATGCAACAAGAAAGAATGTCACCAGGTTTCCTGGATTCAATCCGCAGTCTTTTTCAGCGGAAGGAAAACCGACCAGCCAGCGGAGACATTGCTTGACAAAGTTAAAAACAAGCGTGTCTTCAACAAGGCGACATCCGATTTCTTAAAGGTTCCGATACCTGACAAGGGATGGAAGATGATACACAACATGTTCTTGTCTGAAGAGCGTCCTATTATGATTATTGATCCTTTAGGAGGAAAAATGGACAAGATCCCAGAAAATGAAACCGCTTTTCCACATAGAAAAGGAAATTCGTTCAACATTCAGTACATGATAAATTGGTTTGACGACAATCGTGCCGAAGTTGCTGACAAGCACATATCTTGGATGAGATCATTTCACAAAAAAATGGCCCCATATGTGGCTAAGTCGCCAAGAACCGCATACATCAACTACAAAGATCTCGACTTGGGGAAAAACGACGAGGACTATAGCTACGATCAGGGAAAAGTGTGGGGTGAGAAGTATTTCAAGGGAAACTTCGAAAGATTGGCAAGGATAAAAGGCAAGGTCGATCCAAGAAACTTCTTCCGAAATGAACAGAGCATTCCAGTTTTTGCTGTACATGACTAg
- the LOC140975062 gene encoding multiple C2 domain and transmembrane region protein 6-like, protein MAKLVVEVLEASDLMPKDGNGSASPFVEVEVQDQRRRTSTKSKDLNPCWDEKLVFDIKNPRDFHGEAVEVFVYSDKNKHGHHKSFLGKVRISGSSVPVSEQEAVVQRYPLDKRGLFSHVKGDIALKIYAVDAGVDGFHHIDPLEEVSERVDVVGNRHHNHRYETTEGIIPPGDFDGSRIDDEYLYQESYERNKKKKKEKNVRRFYSLGTGGGGPPRPPVGKPFFEESRFDFAQAAPVSSTTTVMQMQFPEQKSEYRVVETKPPLAARMGYWGRDKTASTYDMVEQMNYLFVRVVKARDLPVKDITGSLDPYVVVKIGNYTGVTSYLEKNQDPVWDSVFAFSKEKLQSSLIEVIVKDKDVSMDDFVGRYVFDVSEVPVRVPPDSPLAPQWFRLEHRNGEILKRGEIMLAVWMGTQADEAFPEAWHSDAHGLSQQSLASTRSKVYFSPNMYYLRAHIISAQDLVASDPGRQPDTFVNVRLGGQGRATRGAPTKSTNPEWNEELIFIASEPFDEYIIFSVEDKVGGGKVEVIGRVIIPTREISQRLEIGKLPDAQWFALHKPAMAEELDMRREKFASRILLRLCIDAGYHVLDESTHFSSDLQPSSKILRKPSIGILEIGILSARNLLAAKAKEGKLTDAFCVAKYGNKWVRTRTLLDTLHPRWNEQYTWEVYDPCTVITIAVFDDCHVNNKDDPKKDQKLGKIRIRISTLEIDRVYTHSYPLLVLTPSGLKKNGELHLALRFTCTAWANMLTQYGRPLLPKMHYVQPIAIRHIDWLRLNAMVLVASKLSRAEPPLRSEVVEYLLDVDYQVWSLRRSKANFHRIMMLLSAISQIFKWMDGICHWKNPVTTVLVHVLFMILICYPELILPTIFLYLFVIGLWNFRFRSRLPPHMDARLSQAEDANPDELDEEYDTFPTTRDTDTVRRRYDRLRSIAGRVQTVVADLAMQGERVLSLLSWRDPRATSIFIVFALIWAVFLYVTPFQVVVLIFGLYYLRHPQFRTKLPPIPVNYFKRLTTRADSLL, encoded by the coding sequence ATGGCGAAACTAGTGGTCGAAGTTCTTGAAGCCAGTGATCTCATGCCTAAAGATGGGAATGGTTCTGCCAGCCCTTTTGTGGAAGTTGAAGTTCAAGATCAACGCCGAAGGACCTCCACAAAATCCAAAGATCTCAACCCGTGTTGGGACGAAAAGCTCGTGTTCGATATCAAGAATCCTAGAGACTTTCATGGTGAAGCTGTCGAGGTTTTTGTGTACAGTGATAAGAACAAACATGGCCACCACAAAAGTTTTCTGGGAAAGGTTCGGATTTCTGGCTCGTCTGTTCCTGTTTCTGAGCAGGAGGCTGTGGTTCAGAGGTATCCTCTTGATAAAAGAGGTCTCTTTTCTCATGTGAAGGGTGACATTGCTTTGAAAATATATGCAGTGGATGCGGGTGTTGATGGATTCCATCATATTGATCCCCTGGAGGAGGTTTCGGAACGGGTGGATGTTGTCGGAAATCGTCATCATAATCATCGTTATGAAACAACAGAAGGGATCATTCCTCCTGGGGATTTCGATGGCAGTAGGATTGATGACGAGTATCTCTATCAAGAGAGTTACGAgagaaacaagaagaaaaagaaggaaaagaATGTCAGGAGATTTTACTCTTTGGGAACTGGTGGTGGTGGTCCTCCTCGGCCGCCGGTTGGAAAGCCGTTTTTCGAGGAATCCCGGTTCGATTTTGCTCAGGCTGCACCGGTTTCTTCGACTACTACTGTGATGCAAATGCAATTTCCTGAACAGAAATCCGAGTATAGAGTGGTTGAGACTAAGCCTCCTTTGGCAGCCAGAATGGGCTATTGGGGAAGGGACAAGACTGCGAGCACTTATGATATGGTGGAGCAGATGAATTATTTGTTCGTAAGAGTTGTCAAGGCTAGAGATCTTCCGGTGAAGGACATAACCGGAAGTCTCGATCCATACGTCGTGGTGAAGATCGGGAACTATACAGGGGTGACTAGCTATTTGGAGAAGAATCAGGACCCAGTTTGGGACAGCGTTTTCGCGTTCTCCAAAGAGAAACTTCAGTCCAGTTTGATTGAAGTTATAGTGAAAGATAAAGATGTTTCAATGGATGACTTTGTGGGGAGATATGTGTTTGATGTTTCCGAAGTGCCTGTTCGTGTGCCCCCGGACAGTCCTTTAGCTCCACAGTGGTTTAGGCTGGAGCACAGAAACGGGGAGATACTCAAACGAGGAGAGATCATGCTTGCGGTTTGGATGGGAACACAAGCTGATGAAGCCTTCCCAGAGGCGTGGCACTCCGATGCACATGGCCTAAGCCAGCAAAGCCTTGCGAGCACACGTTCGAAAGTGTATTTCTCTCCCAATATGTATTATCTCCGAGCGCATATCATCTCAGCGCAAGACCTCGTGGCTTCGGATCCAGGAAGACAACCCGACACGTTTGTGAATGTACGTCTTGGGGGTCAGGGAAGGGCGACGAGGGGTGCTCCCACGAAGAGCACTAATCCTGAGTGGAATGAGGAGCTTATATTTATAGCATCTGAGCCTTTTGATGAGTACATAATTTTCAGCGTGGAGGACAAGGTTGGAGGGGGCAAGGTTGAAGTGATTGGAAGGGTGATCATACCGACTCGGGAGATTTCTCAAAGATTAGAGATAGGTAAACTTCCAGATGCGCAGTGGTTTGCCCTCCACAAGCCGGCAATGGCAGAGGAATTAGATATGCGGAGGGAGAAATTTGCTAGCAGGATTCTTCTTCGGCTCTGCATAGATGCTGGTTACCATGTTCTTGATGAGTCCACGCATTTTAGCAGTGATCTTCAGCCATCATCCAAGATTTTGAGAAAGCCAAGCATTGGAATTCTCGAAATCGGTATTCTGAGTGCTCGAAACCTGCTGGCAGCGAAAGCTAAAGAGGGTAAACTGACGGATGCTTTTTGTGTGGCTAAGTATGGGAACAAATGGGTTCGAACCAGAACGCTGCTCGACACGCTACATCCTCGTTGGAACGAGCAGTACACTTGGGAAGTATATGATCCTTGTACTGTCATCACAATTGCTGTGTTTGATGATTGCCATGTCAATAACAAGGATGATCCGAAAAAGGATCAGAAGCTGGGAAAGATACGAATAAGGATCTCCACACTCGAAATTGATCGAGTATACACCCATTCCTATCCATTGCTGGTTCTTACTCCTTCTGGTCTAAAGAAAAACGGGGAGCTCCACTTAGCGTTACGTTTTACCTGCACCGCTTGGGCGAATATGCTGACACAATATGGAAGGCCACTTCTCCCAAAGATGCATTACGTTCAACCGATTGCCATCAGGCACATCGACTGGCTTCGCCTCAATGCAATGGTACTTGTGGCATCAAAGTTATCCCGTGCCGAACCACCCCTCAGAAGTGAGGTAGTCGAATACTTGTTGGATGTGGATTACCAAGTCTGGAGTCTTAGAAGGAGCAAAGCCAACTTTCACCGCATAATGATGCTTCTTTCGGccatctcacaaatctttaaaTGGATGGATGGGATCTGTCACTGGAAAAACCCAGTGACAACGGTCCTCGTGCACGTACTATTCATGATACTGATCTGCTATCCAGAACTGATCTTGCCCACTATCTTCTTATACCTATTTGTCATTGGTTTGTGGAACTTCAGGTTTAGGTCAAGGCTTCCGCCCCACATGGATGCTCGACTTTCTCAAGCCGAGGATGCTAACCCTGATGAACTAGACGAGGAATACGACACATTCCCAACTACTCGTGACACAGATACAGTGAGGAGGAGATACGACAGGCTGCGAAGCATCGCAGGAAGAGTACAAACCGTGGTCGCAGACTTGGCAATGCAAGGGGAGAGGGTGCTATCTCTATTGAGCTGGAGAGATCCTAGAGCCACGTCTATCtttattgtatttgcattgATCTGGGCTGTGTTTTTGTATGTTACTCCATTCCAAGTAGTTGTATTGATCTTCGGGCTTTACTATCTGCGCCACCCCCAGTTCCGGACCAAGCTGCCGCCGATACCTGTCAATTATTTCAAGAGATTAACAACCAGGGCAGACTCCCTTCTGTGA